Proteins from a single region of Nocardioides anomalus:
- a CDS encoding RecQ family ATP-dependent DNA helicase, translating to MTTAAQDDVQSDVRQEAERHLRALVGRDDATLREDQWRAIEALAVQRARALVVQRTGWGKSAVYFVATLLLRAQGAGPTVIVSPLLALMRNQIAAAERAGIRAVTINSTNMQDWEPIHDQIRAGEVDVLLVSPERLNNPGFRDEVLPRLAATCGLLVVDEAHCISDWGHDFRPDYRRIRTLLGELPAGIPVLATTATANARVTKDVAEQLGTDVLVLRGSLDRESLRLGVVRLRTPEQRLAWLADHLAEQPGVGIIYCLTVAATQEIADYLRSRGHDVAAYSGQTEATERHALEQDLAAGRVKALVATSALGMGFDATLGFVVNMGAPQSPVAYYQQVGRAGRGTDEATVVLLPAIEDRDIWAYFASLAFPPEAQVRQTLEVLAAEGAPLSTAALESRVELTRNRLETMLKVLDVDGAVRRVRGGWESTGQPWSYDAERYQRVREAREREQAAMLAYLDTTECRMRYLREQLDDPDAADCGRCDNCGGLTLATTVSAAAIEEAETRLARPGVPVEPRKMWPTALAALGIDLKGRIAADEAAGEGRAIARLTDLGHGQSLRALFRPETPDGPVPVPLVQAVLRVLDDWRPEVDAIVVVESATRPTLTEDLAAGLSRRLGVPVVGHWAIVDPDVAPSQGAVNSAQRVAAAGRRASLHAEVPAGARVLLVDDLVVTGWTLTLAARAIRRAGAADVLPLTLAVQS from the coding sequence ATGACCACCGCAGCCCAGGACGACGTCCAGAGCGACGTCCGCCAGGAGGCCGAGCGGCACCTGCGCGCGCTCGTGGGCCGCGACGACGCCACCCTGCGCGAGGACCAGTGGCGCGCGATCGAGGCGCTCGCCGTGCAGCGCGCCCGGGCGCTGGTCGTGCAGCGGACCGGGTGGGGCAAGTCGGCGGTCTACTTCGTGGCCACGCTGCTGCTGCGCGCCCAGGGCGCCGGGCCGACGGTGATCGTGAGCCCGCTGCTGGCCCTGATGCGCAACCAGATCGCGGCGGCCGAGCGCGCCGGCATCCGCGCGGTGACCATCAACTCGACCAACATGCAGGACTGGGAGCCGATCCACGACCAGATCCGCGCCGGCGAGGTCGACGTGCTGCTGGTGAGCCCCGAGCGGCTCAACAACCCGGGCTTCCGCGACGAGGTGCTGCCGCGGCTGGCCGCGACCTGCGGCCTGCTGGTGGTCGACGAGGCGCACTGCATCTCCGACTGGGGTCACGACTTCCGGCCCGACTACCGCCGGATCCGCACCCTGCTCGGCGAGCTGCCCGCCGGCATCCCGGTGCTCGCCACCACGGCCACCGCCAACGCGCGGGTGACCAAGGACGTGGCCGAGCAGCTCGGCACCGACGTCCTCGTCCTGCGCGGCTCGCTGGACCGCGAGTCGCTGCGACTCGGCGTGGTCCGGCTGCGCACGCCCGAGCAGCGGCTGGCCTGGCTGGCCGACCACCTGGCCGAGCAGCCCGGCGTCGGCATCATCTACTGCCTCACGGTTGCGGCCACCCAGGAGATCGCGGACTACCTGCGCTCGCGCGGGCACGACGTCGCGGCGTACTCCGGCCAGACCGAGGCCACCGAGCGCCACGCCCTCGAGCAGGACCTCGCCGCCGGCCGGGTCAAGGCGCTGGTGGCCACCAGCGCGCTCGGCATGGGCTTCGACGCCACCCTCGGCTTCGTGGTCAACATGGGCGCCCCGCAGTCGCCGGTGGCCTACTACCAGCAGGTCGGCCGCGCGGGCCGCGGGACGGACGAGGCGACCGTGGTGCTGCTGCCCGCGATCGAGGACCGCGACATCTGGGCCTACTTCGCCTCGCTGGCCTTCCCGCCCGAGGCGCAGGTCCGCCAGACCCTCGAGGTGCTGGCCGCGGAGGGCGCACCGCTCAGCACGGCGGCCCTGGAGAGCCGGGTCGAGCTCACCCGCAACCGGCTCGAGACCATGCTCAAGGTCCTCGACGTCGACGGAGCGGTGCGCCGGGTCCGCGGCGGCTGGGAGTCGACCGGCCAGCCGTGGAGCTACGACGCCGAGCGCTACCAGCGCGTGCGCGAGGCCCGCGAGCGCGAGCAGGCTGCGATGCTGGCCTACCTCGACACCACCGAGTGCCGGATGCGCTACCTGCGCGAGCAGCTGGACGACCCCGACGCCGCCGACTGCGGGCGCTGCGACAACTGCGGCGGCCTCACCCTGGCGACCACCGTGTCCGCCGCCGCCATCGAGGAGGCCGAGACCCGGCTGGCCCGGCCCGGCGTGCCCGTCGAGCCGCGCAAGATGTGGCCCACCGCCCTGGCCGCCCTGGGCATCGACCTCAAGGGCCGCATCGCCGCCGACGAGGCCGCCGGTGAGGGCCGCGCGATCGCCCGCCTCACCGACCTCGGCCACGGTCAGTCGCTGCGCGCGCTGTTCCGGCCCGAGACGCCCGACGGCCCCGTGCCGGTCCCGCTCGTCCAGGCCGTGCTGCGCGTCCTCGACGACTGGCGCCCCGAGGTCGACGCCATCGTGGTGGTCGAGTCCGCCACCCGGCCCACCCTCACCGAGGACCTGGCCGCCGGCCTGTCCCGCCGTCTCGGGGTGCCGGTCGTCGGCCACTGGGCCATCGTCGACCCCGACGTCGCCCCCAGCCAGGGTGCGGTCAACTCCGCCCAGCGGGTGGCCGCCGCCGGTCGCCGCGCCTCGCTGCACGCCGAGGTGCCCGCAGGGGCCCGGGTGCTGCTCGTGGACGACCTGGTGGTCACCGGCTGGACGCTCACGCTGGCCGCCCGGGCCATCCGGCGCGCGGGCGCCGCCGACGTGCTCCCGCTCACGCTCGCCGTCCAGAGCTGA
- a CDS encoding NAD(P)H-dependent amine dehydrogenase family protein, producing MTLRVVQWTTGNIGRRSLHAVLSRDDLELVGVYAHGADKVGRDAAELCGWPEPTGVLATNDVAELLRAEPDACCYNPLWPDVDELVTLLEAGVNVCTSAAWITGGKQTERDRRRIQEACERGRSTIFGSGAHPGMTNLVGMVLTGACERVDSMVITESVDCSTYESAETQRAMGFGRDPDTAGLAESVRRESEVFAESAVLLAQAIGAVVDRVTFDVEFTAATGDSDLGFMTIPAGTVGGVMGHHRAWAGEQNVVSVGFNWIMGAHTVPPKPLQHGHVIQVFGLPNMRTVLHCLPPADWDEPGFMGLGMVYTAMPVTNAVPYVVAAPPGIVTLADLPPITGRVARPVSGRLRPTPAP from the coding sequence ATGACGCTCCGGGTCGTGCAGTGGACCACCGGCAACATCGGCCGCCGCTCGCTGCACGCCGTCCTCAGCCGCGACGACCTGGAGCTGGTCGGCGTCTACGCCCACGGCGCGGACAAGGTCGGGCGCGACGCGGCCGAGCTGTGCGGCTGGCCCGAGCCGACCGGCGTCCTCGCGACGAACGACGTCGCGGAGCTGCTGAGGGCGGAGCCGGACGCCTGCTGCTACAACCCGCTGTGGCCGGACGTCGACGAGCTGGTCACCCTGCTCGAGGCGGGCGTCAACGTGTGCACCAGCGCCGCGTGGATCACCGGAGGCAAGCAGACCGAGCGCGACCGGCGGCGGATCCAGGAGGCCTGCGAGCGGGGCCGGAGCACGATCTTCGGCTCGGGCGCCCACCCCGGCATGACCAACCTGGTCGGGATGGTCCTGACCGGGGCCTGCGAGCGGGTCGACTCGATGGTCATCACCGAGTCGGTGGACTGCTCGACGTACGAGTCGGCCGAGACCCAGCGTGCGATGGGCTTCGGCCGGGACCCGGACACCGCAGGGCTCGCGGAGAGCGTCCGGAGGGAGTCCGAGGTCTTCGCCGAGTCGGCCGTGCTCTTGGCGCAGGCGATCGGCGCGGTGGTGGACCGGGTCACCTTCGACGTCGAGTTCACCGCGGCGACGGGCGACAGCGACCTCGGCTTCATGACCATCCCGGCGGGCACGGTCGGTGGGGTCATGGGCCACCACCGCGCCTGGGCGGGCGAGCAGAACGTCGTGAGCGTCGGCTTCAACTGGATCATGGGCGCGCACACGGTCCCGCCCAAGCCGCTGCAGCACGGCCACGTCATCCAGGTCTTCGGCCTGCCCAACATGCGCACGGTGCTGCACTGCCTGCCGCCGGCGGACTGGGACGAGCCCGGCTTCATGGGCCTCGGGATGGTCTACACGGCGATGCCGGTGACCAACGCGGTGCCGTACGTCGTGGCCGCGCCGCCCGGGATCGTCACCCTGGCGGACCTGCCGCCGATCACGGGTCGGGTCGCCAGGCCGGTCAGCGGCAGGCTCAGGCCGACGCCAGCGCCCTGA
- a CDS encoding SWIM zinc finger family protein has protein sequence MTTVVHPRAPERRGAARSTRWWSKAWVRAVEESSYSSGDLTAARTISRSGRIGQISVRPGAFVAAVEDQHGLWAVQGTVPVLDADAREALVETVAAEAGRVAALLAGDLPHTLVEHAEEAGVELLPYGGELASTCSCESWTDPCPHALAVMYQLAWLIDDDPFVLLHLRGLGRDDLLAELHGRSVPAVREEEADPDVDTAVDAALRAAALLREAEGPGQYS, from the coding sequence GTGACCACCGTCGTCCACCCCCGCGCTCCCGAGCGCCGCGGCGCGGCCCGGTCGACCCGCTGGTGGTCCAAGGCCTGGGTGCGTGCGGTCGAGGAGTCGTCGTACTCCTCGGGCGACCTGACCGCCGCCCGCACCATCTCCCGGTCGGGGCGGATCGGCCAGATCAGCGTGCGCCCGGGCGCGTTCGTGGCCGCGGTCGAGGACCAGCACGGGCTCTGGGCCGTCCAGGGCACGGTCCCGGTCCTCGACGCCGACGCCCGCGAGGCGCTGGTGGAGACGGTCGCCGCCGAGGCCGGGCGGGTCGCGGCGCTGCTGGCCGGCGACCTTCCGCACACCCTGGTCGAGCACGCCGAGGAGGCCGGCGTCGAGCTGCTGCCCTACGGCGGCGAGCTGGCCTCGACCTGCAGCTGCGAGAGCTGGACCGACCCCTGCCCGCACGCGCTGGCCGTGATGTACCAGTTGGCCTGGCTCATCGACGACGACCCGTTCGTGCTGCTGCACCTGCGCGGCCTGGGCCGCGACGACCTGCTGGCCGAGCTGCACGGCCGCTCCGTGCCCGCGGTGCGCGAGGAGGAGGCCGACCCGGACGTGGACACCGCGGTCGACGCCGCCCTGCGGGCCGCGGCGCTGCTGCGCGAGGCCGAGGGGCCGGGTCAGTACTCGTAG
- a CDS encoding glutathione peroxidase codes for MSILEEKIARLDGTATTLGDITAGRPALLVNVASRCGLTPQYAGLERLQEAYGDEAFTVVGFPCNQFLGQEPGSAEEIQEFCSSTYGVTFPMTEKIEVNGEDRHPVYAALTRTPDEKGEAGDVAWNFEKFLLAADGSIVARFSPTVEPEDERILEAVRALASA; via the coding sequence GTGAGCATCCTGGAGGAGAAGATCGCCCGGCTCGACGGCACCGCGACCACGCTCGGCGACATCACCGCCGGCCGCCCGGCGCTGCTGGTCAACGTGGCCAGCCGGTGCGGGCTCACCCCGCAGTACGCCGGGCTCGAGCGGCTCCAGGAGGCGTACGGCGACGAGGCGTTCACCGTCGTCGGCTTCCCGTGCAACCAGTTCCTGGGTCAGGAGCCAGGGAGCGCCGAGGAGATCCAGGAGTTCTGCTCCTCGACGTACGGCGTGACCTTCCCGATGACCGAGAAGATCGAGGTCAACGGCGAGGACCGGCACCCCGTCTACGCCGCGCTGACCCGGACCCCAGACGAGAAGGGCGAGGCCGGCGACGTGGCGTGGAACTTCGAGAAGTTCCTCCTCGCCGCCGACGGCAGCATCGTGGCGCGCTTCAGCCCCACCGTCGAGCCCGAGGACGAGCGGATCCTCGAGGCGGTCAGGGCGCTGGCGTCGGCCTGA
- a CDS encoding DEAD/DEAH box helicase, producing MSFVPLGTAAFRPASPPREGVVEFRDERRTVTLPIRAALPVLTKAHHRDDLHPSIGLLSGAALLGLKLVAAGRIEPSGTDPSWRMAPLDRADEDRVLQLASARTHGDLGPDEAERLVRDLLDAVADAVPRAAPTVAQQQRPRPDFERTLRDRLKRYTEPRPERPQLVRVSLRVEADEEELVAGAVRLVLQVHDEQNPLHLCDAALLWTGAEEEHGFGDRARTHATIALRGAAEAWPVLDRMLELRVPDQITLDGDEIESLLETGVGALAGRGVDVLWPRSLGRDLTATTVLDRARPMSEREAQLRTGVFGEGELFSFRWQLALHGDPLTEEEMEQLATTAAPLLRLRGNWTVIDPSIARKARKRVVRTATAAEAIAAALTGTVQLGTAEQPVEEQVQLGASLLQVRERLLGAATREPVPVPAALRAELRDYQRQGLTWLAELTSHGLGACLADDMGLGKTVTLIALHLHRVEEGHTGPVLVVCPASLLGNWEQELARFAPGVAVRRYHGERRTLEGLTEGFVLTTYGTMRVSHEALAEVPWDLVVADEAQHLKNARSSTARNLRKIPSAVRVALTGTPMENNLTELWSVLDWVIPGLLGSRQAFRRAWASPIEAGVHEAKTRQFAELIGPFLLRRRKSDPGIAPELPAKTETDHPLHLTREQVVLYESFVRDTMARIERAHADDQVTRRSLVLMLLTGLKQICNHPAHFLKESGAVRLSGRSQKLDLVDELLGTVLAEDGAALVFTQYVAMARLLEAHLTRAGVPHQFLHGGTPVREREAMVARFQAGEAPVFLLSLKAGGTGLNLTRADHVLHFDRWWNPAVEEQATDRAYRIGQTKPVQVHRLITQGTVEERIAELLARKRSLADAVLGRGEAALTELGDDELRDLVTLRREDARREGRDRS from the coding sequence GTGAGCTTCGTCCCCCTCGGCACCGCGGCGTTCCGGCCCGCGAGCCCGCCGCGGGAGGGCGTGGTGGAGTTCCGCGACGAGCGCCGCACGGTCACACTGCCCATCCGCGCGGCGCTGCCGGTGCTGACCAAGGCCCACCACCGCGACGACCTGCACCCGAGCATCGGGCTGCTCTCCGGAGCGGCGCTGCTGGGGCTCAAGCTGGTGGCCGCCGGCCGGATCGAGCCGTCCGGCACCGACCCCAGCTGGCGGATGGCTCCGCTGGACCGCGCCGACGAGGACCGCGTCCTGCAGCTGGCCAGCGCCCGGACCCACGGCGACCTCGGACCCGATGAGGCGGAGCGGCTGGTCCGCGACCTGCTCGACGCGGTGGCCGACGCGGTGCCGCGCGCCGCGCCCACCGTGGCCCAGCAGCAGCGGCCGCGCCCGGACTTCGAGCGGACCCTGCGCGATCGGCTGAAGCGCTACACCGAGCCGCGCCCGGAGCGCCCGCAGCTGGTCCGGGTCTCGCTGCGCGTCGAGGCCGACGAGGAGGAGCTGGTCGCGGGCGCGGTGCGTCTGGTGCTGCAGGTCCACGACGAGCAGAACCCGCTCCACCTCTGCGACGCGGCACTGCTGTGGACCGGAGCGGAGGAGGAGCACGGCTTCGGCGACCGGGCCCGCACCCACGCCACGATCGCGCTACGCGGCGCGGCCGAGGCCTGGCCGGTGCTCGACCGGATGCTCGAGCTGCGGGTGCCCGACCAGATCACCCTCGACGGCGACGAGATCGAGAGCCTGCTCGAGACCGGCGTCGGTGCCTTGGCCGGGCGCGGCGTGGACGTGCTCTGGCCGCGCAGCCTCGGGCGCGACCTCACGGCGACCACGGTGCTGGACCGCGCCCGTCCGATGTCGGAGCGCGAGGCCCAGCTGCGCACCGGTGTCTTCGGCGAGGGCGAGCTGTTCAGCTTCCGCTGGCAGCTGGCCCTGCACGGCGACCCGCTGACCGAGGAGGAGATGGAGCAGCTGGCCACCACGGCGGCCCCGCTGCTGCGGCTGCGCGGCAACTGGACCGTCATCGACCCCTCGATCGCGCGCAAGGCCCGCAAACGGGTGGTCCGCACGGCCACCGCCGCCGAGGCCATCGCCGCCGCGCTGACCGGCACCGTCCAGCTCGGCACCGCGGAGCAGCCGGTCGAGGAGCAGGTCCAGCTCGGCGCCAGCCTGCTCCAGGTCCGCGAGCGGCTGCTCGGTGCGGCGACCCGTGAGCCGGTCCCGGTCCCCGCGGCGCTGCGGGCCGAGCTGCGCGACTACCAGCGCCAGGGGCTCACGTGGCTGGCCGAGCTGACCTCCCACGGCCTGGGCGCGTGCCTGGCCGACGACATGGGCCTGGGCAAGACGGTGACGCTCATCGCGCTCCACCTGCACCGCGTCGAGGAGGGGCACACCGGTCCCGTGCTCGTCGTCTGCCCGGCCAGCCTGCTGGGCAACTGGGAGCAGGAGCTGGCGCGGTTCGCCCCGGGCGTGGCCGTGCGCCGCTACCACGGCGAGCGGCGCACGCTCGAGGGGCTGACCGAGGGGTTCGTGCTCACGACGTACGGCACCATGCGGGTCAGCCACGAGGCGCTGGCCGAGGTGCCCTGGGACCTGGTGGTCGCCGACGAGGCGCAGCACCTGAAGAACGCGCGCTCCTCGACCGCGCGCAATCTGCGCAAGATCCCCAGCGCGGTGCGGGTCGCGCTCACCGGCACGCCGATGGAGAACAACCTCACCGAGCTCTGGTCCGTGCTCGACTGGGTGATCCCCGGCCTCCTCGGCAGCCGCCAGGCCTTCCGCCGCGCGTGGGCGAGCCCGATCGAGGCGGGCGTGCACGAGGCCAAGACCCGGCAGTTCGCCGAGCTCATCGGCCCGTTCCTGCTGCGCCGCCGCAAGTCCGATCCCGGGATCGCGCCCGAGCTGCCGGCCAAGACCGAGACCGACCACCCGCTGCACCTGACCCGCGAGCAGGTCGTGCTCTACGAGTCGTTCGTGCGCGACACCATGGCTCGCATCGAGCGCGCGCACGCCGACGACCAGGTCACCCGCCGCAGCCTGGTCCTGATGCTGCTGACCGGGCTCAAGCAGATCTGCAACCACCCGGCCCACTTCCTCAAGGAGTCCGGCGCGGTGCGCCTCTCCGGCCGCTCGCAGAAGCTCGACCTGGTCGACGAGCTGCTCGGCACCGTGCTGGCCGAGGACGGCGCCGCCCTGGTCTTCACCCAGTACGTCGCCATGGCGCGGCTCCTCGAGGCCCACCTGACCCGAGCCGGCGTGCCCCACCAGTTCCTGCACGGCGGCACGCCGGTGCGCGAGCGCGAGGCGATGGTCGCGCGGTTCCAGGCGGGGGAGGCGCCCGTCTTCCTGCTCTCGCTCAAGGCCGGGGGCACCGGCCTCAACCTGACCCGCGCCGACCACGTCCTGCACTTCGACCGGTGGTGGAACCCCGCCGTCGAGGAGCAGGCCACCGACCGGGCCTACCGGATCGGGCAGACCAAGCCGGTGCAGGTGCACCGGCTCATCACCCAGGGCACCGTCGAGGAGCGCATCGCCGAGCTGCTGGCCCGCAAGCGCTCGCTGGCCGACGCCGTCCTGGGCCGCGGAGAGGCGGCGCTGACCGAGCTCGGCGACGACGAGCTGCGCGACCTGGTGACGCTGCGCCGCGAGGACGCGCGCCGCGAGGGCCGGGACCGGTCGTGA
- a CDS encoding NAD(P)-dependent oxidoreductase: MTTVAVLGTGKMGAGMARQLVQHGFDVRVWNRSRDKAEPLAEDGATVADSATEAVRGAEVVLPMLFDADSVLAVLDEAADGFGQGVLLVQSTTVGLEQPRVADAARSRGLRVLDAPVLGTRKPAEEGKLTVLASGDPADRDEAQPVLDAIGAKTVWVGDEVGMASRLKLACNAWVASITAATAQSVALAEGLGLDPRLFLHAIEGSPTDAAYAQLKGDAMISGEMPVAFDVDGISKDLGLIRQAADEGGVSAELLEALQGLFRRASEQGHGGADMAAVRKAF; the protein is encoded by the coding sequence GTGACGACGGTGGCGGTCCTGGGGACCGGGAAGATGGGCGCCGGGATGGCCCGGCAGCTGGTGCAGCACGGCTTCGACGTGCGGGTGTGGAACCGCTCGCGCGACAAGGCCGAGCCGCTGGCCGAGGACGGCGCGACGGTGGCGGACAGCGCGACCGAGGCGGTCAGGGGCGCGGAGGTGGTGCTGCCGATGCTGTTCGACGCCGACTCGGTGCTGGCGGTCCTGGACGAGGCGGCCGACGGCTTCGGCCAGGGCGTGCTGCTGGTGCAGAGCACGACGGTCGGGCTGGAGCAGCCGCGGGTGGCCGACGCGGCGCGGAGCCGCGGGCTGCGGGTCCTGGACGCGCCCGTGCTCGGCACCCGCAAGCCGGCCGAGGAGGGCAAGCTCACGGTGCTGGCCTCGGGCGACCCCGCGGACCGCGACGAGGCGCAGCCGGTGCTGGACGCGATCGGCGCGAAGACGGTCTGGGTCGGTGACGAGGTGGGGATGGCCAGCCGGCTCAAGCTGGCCTGCAACGCCTGGGTCGCCTCGATCACGGCGGCCACCGCGCAGTCGGTGGCGCTGGCCGAGGGCCTCGGCCTGGACCCGCGGCTGTTCCTGCACGCCATCGAGGGCTCGCCCACGGACGCGGCGTACGCGCAGCTCAAGGGCGACGCGATGATCAGCGGCGAGATGCCGGTGGCTTTCGACGTCGACGGCATCAGCAAGGACCTCGGGCTGATCCGGCAGGCCGCCGACGAGGGCGGCGTGAGCGCCGAGCTCCTCGAGGCGCTGCAGGGCCTCTTCAGGCGGGCCAGCGAGCAGGGCCACGGCGGGGCCGACATGGCCGCGGTGCGGAAGGCTTTCTAG